The following are encoded in a window of Deltaproteobacteria bacterium genomic DNA:
- a CDS encoding LLM class flavin-dependent oxidoreductase, whose translation MKFSYTHHMPYTGVEKVGQDWPVANKQFSPDEGMRIFRAGIDTKVFAEECGFDWIGNNEHHMSPYGLMPNPNLIGACVAERTSKSMILQSGNIVPIVNPIRVAEEYAMLDMISGGRLVAGFMRGIPHEYVAYNVAPSESYGRMNEAIELIKKAWTEPEPFGWEGEYYQFRAVSIWPKPAQKPHPEIVMSASSDGSARLAAEHGATMGVLRVQDYETAHHSIDVYREHARKLGWEPRPHNIILAMNCSVAPSKDEAVKTLRRGYDYFFNVLGGGIRTAQRLVVQKTRYFKDDQDAERQTTKLRTHNQLSLEERMERGLVMCGTPDMAIEQITRLYEEFGHGVTNLSVKIGNVPDDSVRQTMRLLRDEVFPVARRLGMEERVAAV comes from the coding sequence ATGAAATTCTCGTACACGCACCACATGCCCTATACCGGAGTCGAAAAGGTCGGGCAGGATTGGCCGGTGGCCAACAAGCAGTTCTCCCCGGACGAAGGCATGCGGATCTTCCGGGCCGGGATCGACACCAAGGTGTTCGCCGAGGAGTGCGGCTTCGACTGGATCGGCAACAACGAACACCACATGAGTCCCTACGGGCTGATGCCGAACCCCAACCTGATCGGCGCGTGCGTCGCCGAACGCACCAGCAAGTCGATGATCCTGCAATCCGGGAACATCGTGCCCATCGTCAACCCGATCCGCGTGGCCGAGGAATACGCCATGCTGGACATGATTTCCGGCGGGCGGCTGGTCGCCGGGTTCATGCGCGGTATTCCGCACGAATACGTCGCCTACAACGTCGCGCCCAGCGAGTCCTACGGGCGCATGAACGAGGCCATCGAACTGATCAAGAAGGCCTGGACCGAGCCGGAGCCGTTCGGCTGGGAGGGCGAGTATTACCAGTTCCGCGCGGTTTCCATCTGGCCCAAGCCGGCCCAGAAGCCGCATCCCGAGATCGTCATGTCGGCGAGCAGCGACGGCTCCGCCCGCCTCGCCGCCGAGCACGGCGCGACCATGGGCGTCCTGCGCGTCCAGGACTACGAAACGGCGCACCACTCCATAGACGTCTACCGGGAACATGCGCGCAAGCTCGGCTGGGAGCCGCGGCCCCACAATATCATCCTCGCCATGAACTGCTCCGTCGCCCCGAGCAAGGACGAGGCGGTCAAGACGCTGCGCCGGGGCTACGACTACTTCTTCAACGTGCTTGGCGGGGGCATCCGCACGGCACAGCGGCTGGTCGTGCAGAAGACCCGCTATTTCAAGGATGACCAGGACGCCGAGCGCCAGACGACGAAGCTCCGTACACACAATCAGCTTTCCCTTGAGGAGCGGATGGAGCGCGGTCTGGTCATGTGCGGAACGCCGGACATGGCCATCGAACAGATCACGCGACTTTACGAGGAGTTCGGTCACGGCGTGACCAATCTGAGCGTCAAGATCGGCAACGTGCCCGACGACAGTGTCCGTCAGACCATGAGGCTCCTCCGTGACGAGGTTTTCCCCGTGGCGCGCCGCCTGGGGATGGAGGAACGGGTCGCAGCCGTATAG
- the serS gene encoding serine--tRNA ligase — MIDVRILREDPEGLRERMAARGTDIDWEAVLAADRERRETLARWERLKEQKNKLSGEIGRLKKSGGDAASLMEEIGAVSKELDALDQPLAETERRFSDSMLDIPNLPDAGVPVGESEADNPVLRDWGAAPEFGFTPKNHWEIGENLGILDFARGAKLTGARFTLYRGHGALLERALIAFMLDLQTREHGYEEMLPPFLVNRDTMTGTGQLPKFEADMFRTADPDYFLIPTAEVPLTNIHREEVLDASDLPRYYCAYTPCFRREAGSYGKDMRGLIRQHQFNKVELVKIVEPESSFEELEKLTRDAEAVLQRLGLHYRVVELCTADLGFSAAKTYDIEVWLPGQGTYREISSCSNCTDFQARRAAIRYRPAPKQRPQLVHTLNGSGLAVGRTLVAILENCQQEDGSVVIPEVLRPYMGGLERIG; from the coding sequence ATGATTGACGTCAGGATCCTGCGCGAGGACCCGGAAGGGTTGCGGGAGCGCATGGCCGCGAGAGGGACAGATATCGACTGGGAGGCCGTGCTGGCGGCGGACCGGGAACGCCGGGAGACCCTCGCCCGCTGGGAGCGGCTCAAGGAGCAGAAGAACAAGCTCTCCGGCGAGATCGGCCGGCTCAAGAAGTCGGGCGGCGACGCCGCGTCCCTGATGGAGGAGATCGGCGCAGTCAGCAAAGAGCTCGACGCACTGGATCAGCCGCTCGCCGAGACCGAGCGCCGGTTCAGCGATTCCATGCTGGACATCCCGAACCTTCCGGACGCCGGCGTGCCCGTGGGCGAGTCCGAGGCCGACAACCCGGTGCTTCGGGATTGGGGCGCGGCTCCCGAGTTCGGCTTCACCCCGAAGAATCACTGGGAGATCGGCGAAAACCTCGGCATCCTCGACTTCGCCCGTGGCGCCAAGCTCACCGGCGCGCGCTTCACCCTCTACCGGGGCCACGGCGCGCTGCTGGAGCGGGCGCTGATCGCCTTCATGCTGGACCTGCAGACCCGGGAGCACGGCTACGAGGAGATGCTGCCGCCGTTCCTGGTGAACCGCGACACCATGACCGGCACCGGGCAACTCCCCAAGTTCGAGGCGGACATGTTCCGCACCGCGGACCCCGACTACTTCCTCATCCCCACCGCCGAGGTGCCGCTCACCAACATCCACCGGGAAGAGGTCCTGGACGCCTCCGACCTGCCCCGCTACTACTGCGCCTACACCCCCTGTTTTCGCCGGGAGGCGGGCTCCTACGGCAAGGACATGCGCGGGCTGATCCGCCAGCACCAGTTCAACAAGGTGGAGCTGGTGAAGATCGTCGAGCCGGAAAGCTCCTTCGAGGAACTGGAGAAGCTCACCCGCGACGCCGAGGCCGTGCTCCAGCGCCTTGGGCTGCACTACCGGGTGGTGGAGCTCTGCACCGCGGACCTGGGCTTCTCCGCGGCCAAGACCTACGACATCGAGGTGTGGCTGCCGGGGCAGGGGACCTACCGGGAGATCAGCTCCTGCTCCAACTGCACCGACTTCCAGGCCCGCCGCGCCGCCATCCGCTACCGCCCGGCTCCCAAGCAGCGCCCCCAGCTCGTGCACACCCTCAACGGCTCCGGCTTGGCCGTCGGCCGCACCCTGGTGGCGATCCTGGAGAACTGCCAGCAGGAAGACGGCAGCGTCGTGATCCCGGAGGTGCTACGGCCGTACATGGGCGGGTTGGAGCGGATCGGGTAG
- a CDS encoding YraN family protein: MGDERKSLGKAGEDLAERYLKRRGYAVVERNYRCPLGEIDLIALDKRAVVFVEVKTRRVDTSGAPLEAVNAAKQRRLKRVALHYLTRHRLHDRDVQFDVVGISLGSTPPAVCHVRHAFDFSEP; encoded by the coding sequence ATGGGCGATGAGCGGAAGTCCCTGGGCAAGGCCGGAGAGGATCTCGCCGAGCGCTACCTCAAGCGCCGAGGCTACGCTGTCGTCGAACGCAACTACCGGTGCCCTCTTGGCGAGATCGACCTGATCGCCCTCGACAAACGCGCGGTGGTGTTCGTGGAGGTCAAGACCCGCAGGGTGGACACGTCGGGCGCGCCTCTGGAAGCGGTCAACGCCGCCAAGCAGCGCAGGTTGAAGCGTGTTGCTCTTCATTACCTCACCAGACACCGGTTGCATGACCGTGACGTCCAGTTCGATGTGGTCGGCATTTCGCTCGGTTCGACTCCGCCGGCGGTGTGCCATGTCCGCCATGCGTTCGATTTTTCCGAGCCGTAG
- the gatC gene encoding Asp-tRNA(Asn)/Glu-tRNA(Gln) amidotransferase subunit GatC has protein sequence MKITSEEVRHVATLARLDLTPDEQEQLAGQLDRILEYMDKLNELDTGGVEPMSHAVDVVNVLRPDRAVNQPRTDALLRNAPARDDDFLSVPKIIE, from the coding sequence GTGAAAATCACCAGCGAAGAGGTCCGGCACGTGGCCACCCTCGCCCGTCTGGACCTCACTCCGGACGAGCAGGAACAGCTCGCCGGCCAGCTCGACCGCATCCTCGAATACATGGACAAGCTCAACGAGCTCGACACCGGCGGCGTCGAGCCCATGTCCCACGCGGTGGACGTCGTCAACGTCCTGCGCCCGGACCGGGCCGTCAACCAGCCGCGGACCGACGCCCTGCTGCGCAACGCCCCAGCCCGGGATGACGACTTCCTGAGCGTCCCGAAGATCATTGAATGA
- the gatA gene encoding Asp-tRNA(Asn)/Glu-tRNA(Gln) amidotransferase subunit GatA codes for MTTDPCFLSIHELHDRLLRRELSAVELAEALFARIDGTDDTIGAYLAVCREQGLEAARRADARFAEGDVSSKLLGIPVALKDVLLTDGVATTCASRILDGFSPPYDGTAVRRLKEAGAVPLGKTNMDEFAMGSSTENSGYSITRNPWNPDHVPGGSSGGSAAAVAAGQCIAALGTDTGGSIRQPASFCGIVGLKPTYGRVSRYGVVAYASSLDQVGPMTRDVTDCALVLQAVAGHDPADSTSVDVPVPDYAAALTGDVKGLKIGVPKEYFAAGLQPEVEQAVRRGIDELEKAGALVTEVSLPRNDYAVAAYYIIAAAEASSNLARYDGMRYGPRVQAEDLTSTYMKSRAQGFGHEVKRRIMLGTYVLSAGYYDAYYLKAQKVRTLLKQDMESALGECDAIVAPTCPTTAFKLEEMTHDPLQMYLSDILTISVNLAGLPALSVPCGFDDAGLPIGMQIIGRHFDEATVLRLGYAYEQATEWRTLRPEI; via the coding sequence ATGACCACCGATCCGTGTTTCCTCAGCATCCATGAACTGCACGACCGGCTGTTACGCCGGGAGTTGAGCGCCGTCGAGTTGGCGGAGGCGCTGTTCGCGCGCATCGACGGCACGGACGATACCATCGGCGCCTACCTTGCCGTGTGCCGCGAGCAAGGCCTGGAGGCCGCACGTCGAGCGGACGCTCGCTTCGCCGAGGGCGACGTGTCGTCGAAGCTGCTCGGCATCCCCGTGGCGCTCAAGGACGTGCTCCTCACAGACGGCGTGGCCACCACGTGTGCGTCCAGGATCCTGGACGGGTTTTCGCCACCCTATGACGGCACCGCGGTGCGTCGCCTCAAGGAAGCCGGCGCCGTGCCGCTGGGCAAGACCAACATGGACGAGTTCGCCATGGGCTCCTCCACCGAGAACTCCGGCTACTCCATCACCCGCAATCCGTGGAACCCTGACCATGTGCCAGGCGGGTCCTCGGGCGGTTCCGCGGCCGCGGTGGCGGCCGGCCAGTGCATCGCCGCGCTGGGCACCGACACCGGCGGTTCCATCCGACAGCCGGCGTCGTTCTGCGGAATCGTGGGCCTAAAGCCCACCTACGGACGGGTCAGCCGCTACGGCGTGGTGGCCTATGCGTCGTCGCTGGACCAGGTGGGACCCATGACTCGAGACGTGACCGACTGCGCGCTGGTGCTCCAGGCCGTCGCCGGCCACGACCCCGCAGACTCCACCTCGGTGGACGTGCCGGTGCCGGACTACGCCGCAGCGCTCACGGGCGATGTGAAGGGATTGAAGATCGGCGTCCCGAAGGAGTACTTCGCCGCCGGGCTCCAGCCCGAGGTGGAGCAGGCCGTGCGGCGAGGCATCGACGAACTGGAGAAGGCCGGCGCCCTGGTGACGGAGGTGTCGCTGCCGCGCAACGACTACGCCGTAGCCGCCTACTACATCATCGCCGCGGCCGAGGCCAGCTCGAACCTGGCCCGCTACGATGGCATGCGCTACGGCCCAAGGGTCCAGGCCGAAGACCTGACCTCCACCTACATGAAGAGCCGCGCCCAGGGCTTCGGGCACGAGGTGAAGCGGCGGATCATGCTGGGCACCTACGTGCTCTCCGCCGGCTACTACGACGCCTATTATCTCAAGGCCCAGAAGGTGAGAACCTTGCTCAAACAAGACATGGAGTCCGCCCTGGGAGAATGCGACGCCATCGTCGCCCCCACCTGCCCCACCACCGCCTTCAAGCTCGAAGAGATGACCCACGACCCGCTGCAGATGTACCTGTCGGACATCCTCACCATCTCCGTGAACCTCGCCGGCCTGCCGGCGCTGTCCGTGCCCTGCGGGTTCGACGACGCCGGCCTCCCCATCGGCATGCAGATCATCGGCCGGCACTTCGACGAAGCCACGGTGCTGCGCCTGGGCTACGCCTACGAGCAGGCGACGGAGTGGCGTACGCTGAGGCCGGAAATTTAG
- a CDS encoding thiolase family protein, with translation MANLGGKYAIVGVGETQVGKRPDGTTHSLHLEAIRACLDDAGIRGDAVDGFLTNQPLNDAHRSYAVRLAHMAGITPVYATDLALGGATPIAMVQHAVMAIDAGMCNTVLCVHARKRSTGDATPGYPIRRGDEHWERPWGHFAAAAGHALAAQRHMYEFGTRSEDLAEIAVSTRRHASLNANATMKKPITIEDHQQSRMIVDPLHLLDCSLESDGGGAVLVTSLERAKDFPKPPVVILGMGQHHPHFSLLDAPTLTTLGGRKSSRMAYDMAGLEPRDMDFAELYDCFTITAMITLEDYGFCEKGEGKDFVKDGRIGINGEIPLNTHGGLLSQAHLEGMLHLTEGARQLRGNEVEPERQVPDAKVGIISGHGGSLAMHATLILGTA, from the coding sequence ATGGCCAATCTCGGGGGAAAATACGCCATCGTCGGCGTGGGCGAGACGCAGGTGGGCAAGCGTCCGGACGGAACCACGCACTCTCTGCACCTGGAGGCCATCCGCGCATGTCTCGACGACGCGGGCATACGCGGCGACGCGGTGGACGGCTTCCTCACCAACCAGCCGCTGAACGACGCCCACCGGAGCTACGCCGTGCGTCTGGCGCACATGGCCGGCATCACCCCGGTGTACGCCACCGACCTGGCCTTGGGCGGCGCCACTCCCATCGCCATGGTGCAGCACGCGGTCATGGCCATCGACGCCGGCATGTGCAACACGGTGCTGTGCGTGCACGCGCGCAAGCGCTCCACCGGTGACGCCACTCCCGGTTACCCCATCCGTCGCGGCGACGAGCACTGGGAGCGGCCCTGGGGCCACTTCGCCGCCGCCGCCGGCCACGCCCTGGCGGCCCAGCGCCACATGTACGAGTTCGGCACCCGTAGCGAGGACCTGGCGGAGATCGCCGTCTCCACCCGCCGGCATGCGTCGCTGAACGCCAACGCCACCATGAAGAAGCCCATCACCATCGAGGACCACCAGCAGTCCCGCATGATCGTCGACCCATTGCACCTGCTCGACTGCTCCCTCGAGTCCGATGGCGGCGGCGCGGTGCTGGTCACGAGCCTGGAGCGCGCCAAGGACTTTCCCAAGCCGCCGGTGGTGATCCTCGGCATGGGGCAGCACCACCCCCACTTCAGCCTGCTGGACGCGCCCACCCTCACCACCCTGGGCGGACGCAAGTCCTCGCGCATGGCCTACGACATGGCCGGGCTTGAGCCCAGGGACATGGACTTCGCCGAGCTCTACGACTGCTTCACCATCACCGCCATGATCACCCTGGAGGACTACGGCTTCTGCGAGAAGGGCGAGGGCAAGGACTTCGTCAAGGACGGCCGCATCGGCATCAACGGCGAGATCCCCCTCAACACCCACGGCGGCCTCCTGTCCCAGGCCCACCTGGAAGGAATGCTCCACCTCACCGAAGGCGCCCGCCAACTCCGTGGCAACGAGGTCGAGCCCGAACGCCAGGTACCCGACGCCAAGGTGGGCATCATCAGCGGCCACGGCGGCAGCCTGGCCATGCACGCCACGCTGATTCTGGGTACCGCTTGA
- the gatB gene encoding Asp-tRNA(Asn)/Glu-tRNA(Gln) amidotransferase subunit GatB: protein MRTHGLSVTCRSMSYETVIGLEVHAQILTESKIFCGCSTRFGEAPNRNTCPVCMGFPGVLPVLNRKVVEHTIRTGLATHCTIAARSRWARKNYFYPDLPKGYQISQYELPLCTGGHVDVGVNGGAKRVRLTRIHMEEDAGKNIHDARGDHSLVDLNRAGVPLMEIVSEPDMRNPGEAGEYLRTLRSILEYLEVCDGNMEEGSFRCDANVSLREAGDEELGVKVEIKNLNSFKAVEKALEYEIRRQGQVLSEGGAVVQETRLWDPDAEVTRSMRSKEHAHDYRYFPDPDLLPLEIDDAWIDEIRATLPELAQERQNRLVEQYGLPDYDADILTQRRDVADYFEAAVKAHANPKAIANWLMGDLFRVLKERKLDAALRIESWPVAAADLARMVKLVDEGTISGKLAKTVFNEMLETDKGPDAIVKEKGLEQVSDTGALDAAVDEVLAACAAQVEEYRAGKEKVFGFLVGQVMKATRGKANPQMVNEILRGKLQG from the coding sequence TTGCGGACACACGGCCTTTCTGTTACCTGCCGAAGCATGAGCTACGAAACGGTCATCGGTCTGGAGGTGCACGCGCAGATCCTGACCGAGTCCAAGATCTTCTGCGGCTGTTCCACGCGCTTCGGGGAGGCGCCCAACCGCAACACCTGCCCGGTGTGCATGGGCTTTCCGGGGGTGCTGCCGGTGCTGAACCGCAAGGTGGTGGAGCACACCATCCGCACCGGGTTGGCCACCCACTGCACCATTGCCGCGCGCAGCCGCTGGGCGCGCAAGAACTACTTCTATCCCGACCTGCCCAAGGGCTATCAGATCAGTCAGTACGAGTTGCCATTGTGCACGGGTGGCCACGTGGACGTGGGCGTGAACGGCGGTGCGAAACGGGTGCGGCTCACACGCATCCACATGGAGGAGGACGCGGGCAAGAACATTCACGACGCGCGCGGCGACCACAGCTTGGTGGACCTCAACCGGGCGGGGGTGCCGCTCATGGAGATCGTGAGCGAGCCAGACATGCGCAACCCCGGCGAGGCCGGCGAGTACCTGCGGACCCTGCGCTCGATCCTGGAATACCTCGAGGTGTGCGACGGCAACATGGAAGAGGGGAGCTTCCGCTGCGACGCCAACGTGTCGCTGCGGGAGGCGGGAGACGAGGAGCTGGGCGTCAAGGTGGAGATCAAGAACCTCAACTCGTTCAAGGCGGTGGAGAAGGCGCTGGAATACGAGATCCGGCGCCAGGGACAGGTGCTTTCCGAGGGAGGCGCGGTGGTGCAGGAGACGCGCCTGTGGGACCCGGACGCGGAAGTCACCCGGTCCATGCGCTCCAAGGAACACGCCCATGACTACCGCTACTTTCCCGATCCGGACCTGCTGCCGCTGGAAATAGACGACGCGTGGATCGACGAGATCCGCGCCACCCTGCCGGAGCTGGCGCAGGAGCGGCAGAACCGTCTCGTGGAGCAGTACGGACTGCCTGACTACGACGCGGACATCCTCACGCAACGACGTGACGTGGCCGACTACTTCGAGGCCGCGGTCAAGGCCCACGCCAATCCCAAGGCCATCGCCAACTGGCTCATGGGGGATCTCTTCCGGGTGCTCAAGGAACGCAAGCTCGACGCCGCGCTGCGCATCGAGAGCTGGCCCGTGGCGGCCGCGGATCTGGCACGCATGGTGAAGTTGGTGGACGAGGGCACCATCAGCGGCAAGCTCGCCAAGACCGTGTTCAACGAGATGTTGGAGACCGACAAGGGGCCGGACGCCATCGTCAAGGAGAAGGGGTTGGAGCAGGTGTCGGACACCGGTGCATTGGACGCCGCCGTGGACGAGGTGCTGGCGGCGTGCGCGGCGCAGGTGGAAGAGTACCGCGCCGGCAAGGAGAAGGTCTTCGGCTTCCTCGTGGGTCAGGTGATGAAGGCCACGCGCGGCAAGGCGAATCCGCAGATGGTCAACGAGATACTTCGCGGCAAGCTACAGGGCTGA
- the argJ gene encoding bifunctional glutamate N-acetyltransferase/amino-acid acetyltransferase ArgJ gives MPRQVKTPSGVPGFRFAGVACGLKQSGRKDLALIASEGPAAAAAVFTRNRVKSPSVTAGAQHVRSGQLQAVVVNSGNANACTGPGGLRDAEAMCAETARHLDIDARRVLPSSTGIIGVRLPMDKITRGIADAAAALSPGALQDAAQAIMTTDNGPKIAAATCRIGGRTIHIAGIAKGAGMIAPNMATMLCYVLTDAAVAPAVLRPMVRRATDATFHAITVDGDTSTNDTVLCLANGVARNPRITRGGEGEDVLEREMTRVMKELALKIVADGEGTKKLVEIRVDGARTVAEARKVAFTVANSKLVKTAFFGEDPNIGRFMMAIGNAGVPVVEETIDVVLGSVKVVRRGLAVGTRESAAAKVMQRPSFTVRISLGMGDAGTSVWTSDLGHEYVRINSDYRT, from the coding sequence ATGCCACGGCAAGTGAAGACCCCGTCCGGAGTGCCGGGTTTCCGCTTCGCCGGTGTAGCCTGCGGCCTCAAGCAGAGCGGGCGCAAGGACCTGGCGCTCATCGCCTCCGAGGGCCCGGCCGCCGCGGCCGCCGTGTTCACCAGGAACCGCGTCAAGAGCCCGAGCGTCACCGCCGGCGCGCAACACGTGCGCTCGGGGCAGCTTCAGGCGGTGGTGGTGAACAGCGGCAACGCCAACGCCTGCACCGGTCCGGGCGGGCTCCGGGACGCGGAAGCCATGTGCGCCGAGACGGCGCGGCACCTGGACATCGACGCGCGGCGGGTGCTGCCGTCCTCCACGGGCATCATCGGCGTGCGCCTGCCCATGGACAAGATCACGCGCGGCATCGCGGATGCCGCCGCGGCGCTCTCGCCCGGCGCGCTCCAGGACGCCGCCCAGGCCATCATGACCACGGACAACGGCCCCAAGATCGCCGCGGCCACGTGCCGCATCGGCGGCCGCACCATCCACATCGCGGGTATCGCCAAGGGCGCCGGCATGATCGCTCCCAACATGGCGACCATGCTGTGCTACGTGCTCACCGACGCCGCCGTCGCCCCGGCCGTGTTGCGCCCGATGGTGCGCCGGGCCACGGACGCGACCTTCCACGCCATCACCGTGGACGGCGACACCAGCACCAACGACACCGTGCTGTGCCTGGCCAACGGCGTCGCCCGAAACCCCCGCATCACCCGCGGCGGCGAGGGCGAGGACGTATTGGAGCGGGAAATGACCCGGGTGATGAAGGAGCTGGCGCTCAAGATCGTGGCCGACGGCGAGGGCACCAAGAAGCTGGTGGAGATCCGCGTGGACGGCGCCCGCACGGTGGCCGAGGCGCGCAAGGTGGCCTTCACCGTGGCCAACTCCAAGCTCGTCAAGACCGCCTTCTTCGGCGAGGACCCCAACATCGGCCGCTTCATGATGGCCATCGGCAACGCCGGCGTGCCCGTGGTGGAAGAAACCATCGACGTGGTTCTGGGCAGCGTCAAGGTGGTGCGCCGCGGCCTCGCCGTCGGCACCCGCGAGTCCGCCGCCGCCAAGGTCATGCAGCGCCCGTCGTTCACCGTCCGCATCAGCCTCGGCATGGGCGACGCCGGCACGTCCGTATGGACCTCCGACCTCGGGCACGAGTACGTGCGGATCAACTCGGACTACCGCACCTGA